The following are from one region of the Juglans regia cultivar Chandler chromosome 10, Walnut 2.0, whole genome shotgun sequence genome:
- the LOC108981372 gene encoding probable trehalose-phosphate phosphatase H yields the protein MMKENVLAAGTKSRVNLAITMATSEPSIFTAGKAGGYISISRPKKILENLDINGDNLDINGEGRLCSWVDSMRASSPTRIGATPSLADLDQSSWIDHHPSALDMFEQIIDASKGKKIVMFLDYDGTLSPIVDDPDRAFMSDAMRKTVRKLATCFPTAIVSGRCRDKIYSFVRLAELYYAGSHGMDIKGPAKGSKYKKGSGRGVQFQAARKFLPMIDEVYKKLVEKTKATPGAQVEHNKFCVSVHFRRVEEKKWNELAQQVRSVLKEYPKLRLTQGRKVLEIRPTIEWDKGKALEFLLESLGFANSTNVFPVYIGDDRTDEDAFKILIEKGQGFGILVSKFPKETSASYSLREPDEVMDFLKRLVQWKRPSLRAQL from the exons ATGATGAAAGAGAATGTTCTAGCCGCTGGTACCAAATCTCGTGTCAACCTAGCAATTACTATGGCCACGTCGGAACCGTCCATTTTCACAGCAGGAAAGGCCGGTGGATACATTTCCATTTCAAGGCCAAAGAAGATTCTGGAGAACCTTGATATCAATGGGGACAACCTCGATATCAATGGGGAAGGAAGATTATGCTCTTGGGTTGACTCAATGAGAGCTTCTTCTCCTACCCGTATCGGAGCCACTCCTTCTTTGGCCGACCTTGACCAGAGTTCTTGGATT GATCACCATCCATCGGCCTTGGACATGTTTGAGCAAATCATTGATGCCTCAAAGGGAAAGAAGATAGTAATGTTTCTGGACTATGACGGCACACTCTCTCCGATAGTCGACGACCCAGACCGAGCTTTCATGTCTGATGCG ATGAGAAAGACGGTGAGAAAACTTGCGACCTGTTTTCCCACTGCCATTGTGAGTGGGAGGTGCAGAGATAAG ATCTATAGCTTCGTACGGTTAGCAGAGTTGTACTATGCCGGAAGCCATGGCATGGACATTAAAGGACCGGCAAAAGGCTCCAAATACAAGAAG GGTAGTGGTCGTGGCGTTCAGTTCCAAGCCGCGCGTAAATTTCTTCCGATGATCGACGag GTTTACAAGAAGTTGGTGGAGAAAACTAAAGCAACTCCGGGGGCTCAAGTGGAGCACAACAAGTTCTGTGTCTCTGTTCATTTTCGACGTGTTGAGgaaaag AAATGGAATGAACTAGCCCAACAAGTTAGATCAGTTCTGAAAGAGTACCCAAAGCTTCGACTTACTCAAGGAAGAAAG GTATTAGAAATCCGTCCTACCATAGAATGGGACAAGGGGAAGGCTCTCGAATTTTTGCTAGAGTCTCTTG GATTTGCCAATAGTACGAATGTGTTTCCTGTTTACATCGGAGACGATCGGACAGATGAAGACGCATTCAAG ATATTAATAGAGAAAGGACAAGGTTTTGGCATTCTTGTCTCCAAGTTCCCAAAAGAAACGAGTGCATCTTATTCGTTACGAGAACCAGACGAG gttaTGGACTTTTTGAAACGCTTGGTCCAATGGAAACGACCGTCACTACGAGCACAGTTGTAA